ATACTGATGTCGATTCCGGGCATGTCTGTTGCGAACCATGCGAATGTTTTGATATTTTGCTTGAGGAAAGACAAAAGATCGTACCTGACTTCAGGAGGGAGATCGTTTCCGATGTTGACGCCTTTTTCTAGGGAGCTTTCTTCCAGAGCGACGATGCTCGATAGGTCTCTGGCGGGGTCTTTTACCGTGAGATCACGGACGAGTGAGACGTTTTCTCCTCGCAGGGGCATCCTTTGGAATCAGGTCATAGAGCAGGCTCGAAATTGTTTATGGCTCTTGCGTATGGTTTTTTCGCTGGTCGGTGATAAAAACTTCAAGCATTGGTGGTAAACCGAAGGGATCGCTTCATCTGGTGTAGCCGGGGACGTCCTACGATGGCGTCGAAGGGCATGAAATGATCGACTACGGTGAACCGGGTCTCCAGTTCGACGTCGTATGTTTTGGTGGTTAGTGGCACGATCCCGAGTGTCCGGACCGACTTTCCTTTGAAACTATTGAGGTGAGTTGTTTCATGATCGATTACTAGGGTCGGTTGGCTAATCGATCGCAGTGTCTTTTGTGAAACGACGTTGACGGCGCTTCCGGTGTCGACGAGGACCTTCGAGAAGATGGTACTCGCAAGCTCCAACGTGATGACTAGAGCATCGTCGTGGGGCATGTCGAGCTTAGCGATTTCGTGTTCGTGGAAATTTATAGTCTTGACTTTGCATATTATCTCTTAGGACGGCGTGACGCCCGACTCGTTAGTTGCTTGTCGCGAGGTATCAGATCGTTTGTCACCAGAGAGACAATCTTATCTTTGGAGAGAGATGCTTTGATCCTTCGTGTCGTGGACGATTTTTTACGACTTCGGTTTTCCCGATCTAGAGAGGTCGAG
The DNA window shown above is from Brassica oleracea var. oleracea cultivar TO1000 chromosome C3, BOL, whole genome shotgun sequence and carries:
- the LOC106330563 gene encoding uncharacterized protein LOC106330563, which gives rise to MPHDDALVITLELASTIFSKVLVDTGSAVNVVSQKTLRSISQPTLVIDHETTHLNSFKGKSVRTLGIVPLTTKTYDVELETRFTVVDHFMPFDAIVGRPRLHQMKRSLRFTTNA